The following are encoded together in the Natator depressus isolate rNatDep1 chromosome 10, rNatDep2.hap1, whole genome shotgun sequence genome:
- the NDUFAB1 gene encoding acyl carrier protein, mitochondrial, which produces MAARVLSACVRRRLLPRLPPPAARRSGPGPGPAPAALSALCSRRPAARAAPGPQVSGTLQLCRHYSDLPPLTLESIKERVLYVLKLYDKVDPEKLTVTAHFMKDLGLDSLDQVEIIMAMEDEFGFEIPDTEAEKLMCPQEIVDYIADKKDVYE; this is translated from the exons ATGGCCGCCCGTGTCCTGTCGGCCTGTGTCCGCCGCCGCCTCCTGCCCCGGCTGCCCCCGCCCGCGGCCCGtcgctccggccccggccccggccccgcccccgccgcgcTCAGCGCGCTCTGCAGCCGCCGGCCGGCCGCCCGCGCAGCGCCGGGCCCCCAG GTCTCTGGTACGTTACAGTTGTGTCGCCATTATTCAGACTTGCCACCTCTTACTCTGGAGAGTATCAAGGAGCGTGTTCTGTATGTCTTGAAGTTGTATGATAAGGTAGATCCAGAAAAG CTCACAGTAACTGCCCACTTCATGAAAGACCTGGGCTTGGACAGTTTAGATCAAGTGGAGATCATCATGGCCATGGAAGATGAATTTG GGTTTGAAATTCCTGACACGGAAGCAGAAAAGCTAATGTGTCCACAAGAGATTGTAGATTACATTGCAGATAAGAAGGATGTGTATGAATAA